A genomic window from Bacteroidota bacterium includes:
- a CDS encoding NADH-quinone oxidoreductase subunit N, whose translation MKVILVLSGLGILVLFAEMFRMRKALFPLVILGMIASIATAISYWWYDDGKLGPLFNGMTDMHHHIPTSAEITPLHSFNQMIDFGHSSIILSSIILVTALLWFIMSFKFFREESNESDHYALVIFSLVGAVILTCYSNMAMLFLGIEILSIPLYVLAGSNKSDLSSNESAFKYFLLGSFASAFLLFGIALIYGATGSFDLKMISYVVSNTAPGTSASLLYAGVLLLLVGLLFKIGAAPFHFWTPDVYEGAPTQVTAFMATVVKTAAIAMIMRLFLTSVFNGITPFWIPVISVCVGLTFVIGNITAVAQDRVKRMLAYSSISHAGFLLLAVAAFSNFSAKAIIYYVAAYSIATITAFTVLLNVSEQTGSDRIDNFNGLGKKNPMLAVAMTIALLSLAGIPPAAGFFGKYYVLNAALVSGHYWLAILGILASLVGVYYYFRIIIAMYFKEAPNENLINAGIPHQALLFVTAVATLVLGLLPDLLLNIGTATPNPTTIITP comes from the coding sequence ATGAAAGTAATTCTTGTATTAAGCGGTCTTGGAATACTGGTGCTTTTCGCCGAGATGTTCCGTATGCGAAAAGCGCTTTTTCCATTGGTGATCCTGGGAATGATCGCTTCCATTGCAACTGCTATTTCCTATTGGTGGTACGACGACGGAAAACTGGGCCCGCTGTTCAACGGAATGACGGATATGCATCATCACATTCCAACTTCTGCAGAAATTACACCGTTGCATTCCTTCAACCAGATGATCGACTTCGGCCATTCTTCCATCATTCTTTCTTCCATAATTCTTGTCACTGCATTATTGTGGTTCATCATGTCGTTTAAATTTTTCAGGGAAGAATCGAACGAGAGCGATCATTATGCGCTGGTAATATTTTCTCTCGTTGGCGCGGTGATCCTAACGTGCTACAGTAATATGGCGATGCTTTTTCTGGGAATAGAAATTCTTTCCATTCCGCTTTACGTTCTTGCAGGAAGCAACAAAAGTGATCTTTCTTCGAATGAATCGGCGTTCAAATATTTTCTGCTCGGATCTTTTGCTTCTGCATTTTTATTATTCGGCATCGCATTAATTTATGGAGCAACGGGTTCGTTCGATCTGAAAATGATCAGCTACGTGGTGAGCAACACCGCGCCGGGAACTTCCGCAAGTTTGCTTTACGCAGGCGTTCTTCTATTGCTTGTCGGTTTGCTTTTCAAGATCGGCGCTGCGCCATTTCATTTCTGGACGCCTGATGTGTACGAAGGCGCACCCACGCAGGTGACCGCATTCATGGCAACCGTCGTAAAGACCGCAGCCATTGCAATGATCATGCGTTTGTTTCTCACTTCCGTTTTCAACGGCATTACTCCATTCTGGATCCCGGTAATTTCCGTTTGCGTCGGACTCACATTTGTCATTGGAAATATTACTGCTGTTGCGCAGGATCGTGTGAAACGCATGCTGGCTTACTCAAGTATTTCTCACGCCGGATTTTTATTGCTTGCTGTTGCGGCGTTCAGTAATTTTTCTGCAAAGGCAATTATTTATTATGTCGCGGCTTATTCCATTGCTACTATCACTGCATTCACCGTGCTGCTCAATGTGAGCGAACAAACGGGCAGCGATCGCATTGACAATTTCAACGGGCTCGGAAAAAAGAATCCTATGCTCGCGGTTGCCATGACGATCGCTTTACTTTCTCTTGCGGGAATTCCGCCGGCTGCAGGTTTCTTCGGAAAATATTATGTGCTGAATGCAGCTCTCGTCAGCGGGCATTACTGGCTTGCTATTCTCGGAATTCTTGCGTCGCTCGTCGGTGTGTATTATTATTTCCGCATTATCATCGCGATGTATTTCAAAGAAGCGCCGAATGAAAATTTAATCAACGCCGGCATCCCGCACCAGGCGTTGCTTTTTGTGACCGCCGTGGCTACACTCGTTCTCGGTTTGCTTCCTGATCTTTTGCTGAATATAGGAACAGCAACTCCGAATCCAACGACGATCATCACTCCCTAA